From one Micromonospora siamensis genomic stretch:
- a CDS encoding beta propeller repeat protein encodes MSKSRWRKPATIAGALVLTAALGGVVATNHEVQEALGLADEPGANMPWHAREFMEMAAGEDSAEAGEEAFEARVIAEQFAQARSAPGIVAPGAYANAFSELGSMPATAGNWREVTRIKYDGDDPRYRDYASNSSGGAGLQTGRITGLAADNSGHVYAAGADGGVWRSSIGGGSWTPITDKLPTLSSGDVVLASDGSLWYATGEANTGATSFVGAGVYRLANPTTGTFSPSDRVGGTELESSVINKLRFFDGKVWAATNRGLYSHSMSSASGAWKFEWAPNPSYLPGGANAGTANAAYKNIVNDVADDPRNPKHVVVASAWRSGDTYNGFYETTDYTAGGWAKVNPTGAMPADDIGYVTFAFSADGGKLYAINQSPKLLNKPAGNVNSYLDGIYVSNTGNPAGPWNKIADSSKLGNSGSALKQTVIGKGYGPGIQAWYNQFLTVDPANPNHVWAGLEEVYESTDAGANWKTVGPYWNFGFACWNIYDAQNKCNKTTHSDQHSVAVGNGFVYVGNDGGIYRRPISGKTDKEGHATDWQSLNDGTIDALQYYAVAVGKDPAKAGNVVSGGLQDNGVSVLRPGDTVMGSNFGGDGGDSLADPANGCRQVQEYTNLAMRVTENCNANPGPGTAETSTSRDIQPYTSSPGDEPARFIAPFSGDTRDANVWVAGGQHVWVNTKGYSIPDGKGWSNVFDLGAGHTATSVGVSGGTAYVGWCGPCNNSGFTRGVAVGKVNDPASWHQLTLPAEFPNRFVQGVGVDPANASHAFVAVNGFSRRFTEGPGAGFGHVFETTDAGATWKDVSANLPDVPASSVKELPNGALVLATDLASFYRAPGATTWQRLGSGLPLTVGMDVEYDAATNSLYVATHGRGIWAFDLAQL; translated from the coding sequence ATGTCGAAGTCCCGCTGGCGCAAGCCGGCGACAATCGCGGGCGCGCTGGTGCTGACCGCCGCGCTCGGTGGCGTGGTAGCCACCAACCACGAGGTGCAGGAAGCTCTCGGCCTGGCCGACGAGCCGGGCGCCAACATGCCCTGGCACGCCCGGGAGTTCATGGAGATGGCGGCCGGGGAGGACTCGGCCGAGGCGGGCGAGGAGGCCTTCGAGGCCCGGGTGATCGCCGAGCAGTTCGCCCAGGCCCGGTCCGCGCCGGGCATCGTCGCGCCGGGCGCGTACGCCAACGCGTTCAGCGAGCTGGGCAGCATGCCGGCGACCGCGGGCAACTGGCGCGAGGTCACGAGGATCAAGTACGACGGTGACGACCCCCGCTACCGCGACTACGCCTCCAACTCCTCCGGGGGCGCCGGCCTGCAGACCGGCCGGATCACCGGCCTCGCGGCCGACAACAGCGGTCACGTGTACGCGGCCGGCGCCGACGGCGGTGTGTGGCGGTCCTCGATCGGCGGCGGGAGCTGGACGCCGATCACGGACAAGCTGCCCACCCTGTCCAGCGGCGACGTCGTGCTCGCCTCCGACGGCTCCCTCTGGTACGCGACCGGCGAGGCGAACACCGGCGCCACCTCCTTCGTGGGCGCCGGCGTCTACCGGCTGGCCAACCCGACGACCGGCACGTTCAGCCCGAGCGACCGGGTCGGCGGCACCGAGCTGGAGAGCTCGGTCATCAACAAGCTGCGCTTCTTCGACGGCAAGGTCTGGGCGGCCACCAACCGGGGCCTGTACTCGCACTCGATGAGCAGCGCCTCCGGCGCGTGGAAGTTCGAGTGGGCGCCGAACCCGTCGTACCTGCCGGGCGGCGCGAACGCCGGCACGGCCAACGCCGCGTACAAGAACATCGTCAACGACGTGGCCGACGACCCGCGCAACCCGAAGCACGTCGTGGTGGCCTCCGCCTGGCGGTCCGGCGACACGTACAACGGCTTCTACGAGACCACCGACTACACCGCGGGCGGCTGGGCGAAGGTCAACCCGACCGGCGCCATGCCGGCCGACGACATCGGCTACGTGACGTTCGCGTTCTCCGCCGACGGGGGCAAGCTGTACGCGATCAACCAGTCGCCGAAGCTGCTGAACAAGCCGGCCGGCAACGTCAACAGCTACCTGGACGGCATCTACGTATCCAACACCGGCAACCCGGCCGGCCCGTGGAACAAGATCGCCGACTCGTCGAAGCTGGGCAACTCCGGTTCCGCGCTCAAGCAGACGGTGATCGGCAAGGGGTACGGCCCCGGCATCCAGGCCTGGTACAACCAGTTCCTCACCGTCGACCCGGCCAACCCGAACCATGTCTGGGCGGGTCTGGAGGAGGTCTACGAGTCGACCGACGCGGGCGCCAACTGGAAGACCGTCGGGCCGTACTGGAACTTCGGCTTCGCCTGCTGGAACATCTACGACGCGCAGAACAAGTGCAACAAGACCACCCACTCCGACCAGCACTCGGTGGCGGTCGGCAACGGGTTCGTCTACGTCGGCAACGACGGCGGCATCTACCGCCGGCCGATCAGCGGCAAGACCGACAAGGAAGGCCACGCCACCGACTGGCAGAGCCTGAACGACGGCACCATCGACGCCCTCCAGTACTACGCGGTGGCGGTCGGCAAGGACCCGGCGAAGGCCGGCAACGTGGTCAGCGGCGGTCTCCAGGACAACGGCGTGTCGGTGCTGCGGCCCGGCGACACCGTGATGGGTTCCAACTTCGGCGGTGACGGCGGCGACTCGCTGGCCGACCCGGCCAACGGCTGCCGCCAGGTGCAGGAGTACACCAACCTGGCCATGCGGGTGACGGAGAACTGCAACGCCAACCCCGGTCCGGGCACGGCGGAGACCTCCACCTCGCGGGACATCCAGCCGTACACCTCGTCGCCGGGTGACGAGCCGGCCCGGTTCATCGCGCCGTTCTCGGGGGACACCAGGGACGCCAACGTCTGGGTGGCCGGTGGCCAGCACGTCTGGGTGAACACCAAGGGCTACTCGATCCCGGACGGCAAGGGCTGGAGCAACGTGTTCGACCTGGGTGCCGGACACACCGCCACCTCGGTCGGCGTCTCCGGCGGCACCGCGTACGTCGGTTGGTGCGGGCCGTGCAACAACTCGGGCTTCACCCGGGGTGTCGCGGTCGGCAAGGTGAACGACCCGGCCAGCTGGCACCAGCTGACCCTGCCGGCGGAGTTCCCGAACCGGTTCGTGCAGGGCGTCGGGGTCGACCCGGCGAACGCCTCGCACGCCTTCGTGGCGGTCAACGGCTTCTCCCGCCGGTTCACCGAGGGCCCGGGGGCCGGCTTCGGCCACGTCTTCGAGACCACGGACGCGGGCGCGACCTGGAAGGACGTCTCGGCGAACCTGCCGGACGTGCCGGCCAGCTCGGTCAAGGAGCTGCCCAACGGCGCGCTGGTGCTCGCCACCGACCTGGCCTCCTTCTACCGGGCGCCGGGGGCGACCACCTGGCAGCGGCTCGGCAGCGGCCTGCCGCTGACCGTCGGGATGGACGTCGAGTACGACGCGGCGACCAACTCGCTCTACGTCGCCACCCACGGACGCGGCATCTGGGCGTTCGACCTGGCCCAGCTGTAG
- the purH gene encoding bifunctional phosphoribosylaminoimidazolecarboxamide formyltransferase/IMP cyclohydrolase: protein MSATGDERRPIRRALVSVYDKSGLVELAGALHAAGVEIVSTGSTASTIAGAGVPVTAVEQVTGFPEILDGRVKTLHPKIHGGLLADLRKDSHAAQLDEHGIGGIDLLVSNLYPFQATVASGATQDECVEQIDIGGPAMVRAAAKNHASVAVVTDPAAYPGLVAALGAGGFTLAQRRALAARAFADIAEYDVAVADWFARELAPEADTWPRFTGSALRRQAVLRYGENPHQGAAVYVDPAAPAGLAQAEQLHGKEMSYNNYVDADAAWRSANDFTGQPAVAIIKHANPCGIAVGADVAEAHRKAHACDPVSAFGGVIAVNRPVSVELARQVAEIFTEVVVAPGYDEGALEVLRAKKNVRLLRAPAYAPPRVESREVTGGLLVQTRDLIDAEGDDPANWRLAAGEAADEATLADLVFAWRAVRAVKSNAILLARDGASVGVGMGQVNRVDSARLAVDRAGAERARGAVAASDAFFPFADGPKILLDAGVTAIVQPGGSIRDEETIAACKEAGVTMYFTGTRHFFH from the coding sequence GTGAGTGCCACTGGGGACGAGCGCCGCCCGATCCGGCGGGCGCTGGTCAGCGTCTACGACAAGAGCGGCCTGGTCGAGCTGGCCGGGGCGCTGCACGCCGCCGGGGTGGAGATCGTCTCGACCGGCAGCACCGCCTCGACGATCGCCGGGGCCGGCGTCCCGGTGACCGCCGTGGAGCAGGTGACCGGCTTCCCGGAGATCCTCGACGGCCGGGTGAAGACCCTGCACCCGAAGATCCACGGCGGCCTCCTGGCCGACCTGCGCAAGGACTCGCACGCCGCCCAGCTCGACGAGCACGGCATCGGCGGGATCGACCTGCTGGTCTCCAACCTCTACCCGTTCCAGGCCACCGTCGCCTCCGGCGCGACCCAGGACGAGTGCGTCGAGCAGATCGACATCGGTGGGCCGGCGATGGTCCGGGCCGCCGCGAAGAACCACGCGTCGGTGGCCGTGGTGACCGACCCGGCCGCGTACCCGGGGCTGGTCGCCGCCCTCGGCGCGGGCGGTTTCACGCTGGCGCAGCGCCGGGCGCTCGCGGCCCGCGCCTTCGCCGACATCGCCGAGTACGACGTGGCGGTCGCCGACTGGTTCGCGCGGGAGCTGGCGCCGGAGGCCGACACCTGGCCGCGGTTCACCGGGTCGGCGCTGCGCCGGCAGGCGGTGCTGCGCTACGGCGAGAACCCGCACCAGGGCGCGGCGGTCTACGTCGACCCGGCCGCCCCGGCCGGGCTGGCCCAGGCCGAGCAGCTGCACGGCAAGGAGATGTCCTACAACAACTACGTCGACGCGGACGCCGCGTGGCGGTCGGCGAACGACTTCACCGGCCAGCCGGCGGTGGCGATCATCAAGCACGCCAACCCGTGCGGCATCGCGGTCGGCGCGGACGTGGCCGAGGCGCACCGCAAGGCGCACGCCTGCGACCCGGTCTCCGCGTTCGGCGGCGTGATCGCGGTCAACCGGCCGGTCTCGGTGGAGCTGGCCCGGCAGGTCGCGGAGATCTTTACCGAGGTCGTGGTGGCCCCCGGGTACGACGAGGGCGCCCTGGAGGTGCTCCGGGCCAAGAAGAACGTCCGGCTGCTGCGCGCCCCCGCGTACGCCCCGCCGCGGGTGGAGTCGCGGGAGGTCACCGGCGGCCTGCTGGTGCAGACCCGGGACCTGATCGACGCCGAGGGCGACGACCCGGCGAACTGGCGGCTGGCGGCCGGCGAGGCGGCGGACGAGGCGACCCTGGCCGACCTGGTCTTCGCCTGGCGGGCGGTACGCGCGGTGAAGAGCAACGCCATCCTGCTCGCCCGCGACGGCGCCTCGGTCGGGGTGGGCATGGGCCAGGTGAACCGGGTGGACTCGGCGCGGCTGGCGGTCGACCGGGCCGGCGCCGAGCGGGCCCGGGGCGCGGTGGCGGCCTCGGACGCGTTCTTCCCGTTCGCCGACGGGCCGAAGATCCTGCTCGACGCGGGCGTCACGGCGATCGTGCAGCCCGGTGGTTCGATCCGCGACGAGGAGACCATCGCCGCCTGCAAGGAGGCCGGCGTGACGATGTACTTCACCGGCACCCGGCACTTCTTCCACTGA
- the purN gene encoding phosphoribosylglycinamide formyltransferase: MTEPASAARLVVLVSGSGSNLQALLDAAADPGYGARVVAVGADRDGIAGLDRAAAAGVPTFVDRLKDHPTREDWDKALTAHVAEHRPDLVISAGFLKLVGPHFLGAFGDRYLNTHNTLLPAFPGIHGPRDALAYGVKVTGATLFFVDAGMDTGPIVAQVAVPVLDGDDEEALTERIKEAERRQLVEQVGRLVREGWTITGRKVTIP, translated from the coding sequence GTGACCGAGCCCGCGTCCGCCGCCCGCCTCGTCGTCCTCGTCTCCGGTTCCGGCAGCAACCTCCAGGCGCTGCTGGACGCCGCCGCCGACCCCGGGTACGGCGCCCGGGTGGTGGCGGTCGGCGCGGACCGGGACGGCATCGCCGGCCTGGACCGGGCGGCGGCGGCCGGGGTGCCGACCTTCGTGGACCGGCTGAAGGACCACCCGACCCGGGAGGACTGGGACAAGGCGCTGACCGCGCACGTCGCGGAGCACCGGCCCGACCTGGTGATCAGCGCCGGGTTCCTCAAGCTGGTCGGCCCGCACTTCCTGGGCGCGTTCGGCGACCGCTACCTGAACACGCACAACACCCTGCTGCCGGCGTTCCCCGGCATCCACGGCCCCCGCGACGCGCTGGCCTACGGCGTCAAGGTCACCGGGGCCACCCTCTTCTTCGTCGACGCGGGGATGGACACCGGTCCGATCGTCGCGCAGGTCGCCGTGCCGGTCCTCGACGGCGACGACGAGGAGGCGCTCACCGAGCGCATCAAGGAAGCCGAGCGGCGCCAGCTCGTCGAGCAGGTCGGCCGCCTGGTCCGTGAAGGTTGGACGATCACCGGGAGAAAGGTCACCATTCCGTGA
- a CDS encoding DUF4190 domain-containing protein has product MQPGQPGQDPYGQQPNQDPTAPHYPADPYAPPPQAPYGQQPPAGQDPYAPPPQAPYGQPYGQQPTSGQPYGQPTSGQPYGQPTSGQPYGQPTSGQPYGQQQPYQDPYGQQQPPFGAPSYPGAGYPQPQAQNNTLGLVSMILGIAAIPMLCCLYLGIPIGIAAVITGYLGQQKVAQGVANNGGQAKAGIICGAIAAVLGIVLIILAVAGGLKMPTNP; this is encoded by the coding sequence ATGCAGCCCGGACAGCCCGGACAGGACCCGTACGGCCAGCAGCCCAACCAGGACCCGACCGCTCCCCACTACCCCGCCGACCCGTACGCGCCGCCGCCGCAGGCGCCCTACGGGCAGCAGCCCCCCGCCGGGCAGGACCCGTACGCCCCGCCGCCGCAGGCCCCGTACGGCCAGCCCTACGGCCAGCAGCCCACCTCGGGCCAGCCGTACGGCCAGCCGACCTCGGGCCAGCCCTATGGTCAGCCGACGTCGGGGCAGCCGTACGGCCAGCCCACCTCCGGGCAGCCCTACGGCCAGCAGCAGCCGTACCAGGACCCGTACGGCCAGCAGCAGCCGCCGTTCGGCGCGCCGTCGTACCCGGGGGCCGGCTACCCGCAGCCGCAGGCGCAGAACAACACCCTCGGTCTGGTGTCGATGATCCTCGGCATCGCCGCGATCCCGATGCTCTGCTGCCTCTACCTGGGCATCCCGATCGGCATCGCCGCGGTGATCACCGGTTACCTGGGCCAGCAGAAGGTCGCCCAGGGCGTGGCCAACAACGGTGGCCAGGCCAAGGCGGGCATCATCTGCGGCGCCATCGCGGCGGTCCTCGGCATCGTGCTGATCATCCTGGCGGTGGCCGGCGGCCTGAAGATGCCGACCAACCCCTGA
- a CDS encoding cell division protein PerM produces MSSVTPDQPRRPSAGTRPPGRPGAGPRVPAPRAGEPPRSRAPLPVAAGVAALWAALTGWLPVVVVLALVRLGDGTGSLWGALGAGGAGWLLGHGVPLETAAGPLGLSPLALTGLSIWRLTRAGVHASRAVGARGGRSPRAALTVAGAVGIAYALVGALAAVLVGISGPHVSPLRAALTCLAVGVPGALLGALGTTGVGALLTRATPGWLAHGARAGVVAVLLLLGAGAGAAGLAVATGGGDAADMIGAYRTGAAGQAGITLVSLAYAPNAAVWSASYLLGPGFAVGVDTAVRTSEVSVGALPAVPLLAGLPRGPVDGVGGALLAVPVLVAMAAGWLLGRRLLRDAAERRAELGWAALVGSAALAGPVAGLLLGAAAAASRGPVGGGRLAEVGPVPWQVAAVATGVVAVGAVLGSAAAKVLAPRATSR; encoded by the coding sequence ATGTCCTCCGTCACCCCTGACCAGCCGCGCCGCCCCAGCGCCGGCACCCGGCCGCCCGGTCGTCCCGGCGCGGGCCCGAGGGTGCCCGCGCCACGGGCCGGCGAGCCGCCCCGCAGCCGGGCGCCGCTGCCCGTCGCCGCCGGTGTCGCGGCGCTCTGGGCCGCCCTCACCGGCTGGCTGCCGGTGGTCGTGGTGCTGGCCCTGGTGCGGCTCGGTGACGGGACCGGATCCCTGTGGGGCGCCCTCGGCGCCGGGGGAGCGGGCTGGCTGCTCGGTCACGGCGTTCCGCTGGAGACCGCCGCGGGCCCGCTCGGGCTGAGCCCGCTGGCGCTCACCGGGCTGAGCATCTGGCGGCTCACCCGCGCGGGTGTGCACGCCAGCCGGGCCGTCGGCGCCCGCGGCGGCCGTTCACCCCGGGCGGCACTCACCGTGGCCGGCGCGGTCGGCATCGCGTACGCCCTGGTCGGAGCGCTCGCCGCGGTGCTGGTCGGGATCTCCGGCCCGCACGTCTCCCCGCTCCGGGCCGCGCTCACCTGCCTGGCCGTCGGCGTGCCGGGCGCGCTGCTCGGCGCGCTGGGCACCACCGGCGTCGGCGCCCTGCTCACCCGGGCGACGCCGGGGTGGCTGGCCCACGGTGCCCGGGCCGGCGTGGTCGCCGTGCTGCTGCTGCTCGGGGCGGGCGCCGGCGCGGCCGGGCTGGCCGTGGCCACCGGCGGCGGGGACGCCGCCGACATGATCGGCGCGTACCGGACCGGGGCGGCCGGTCAGGCGGGGATCACCCTGGTCAGCCTCGCCTACGCGCCGAACGCCGCGGTCTGGTCGGCCAGCTACCTGCTCGGGCCGGGCTTCGCCGTCGGCGTCGACACGGCCGTACGCACCAGCGAGGTCTCCGTCGGCGCGCTGCCGGCCGTACCGCTGCTGGCCGGGCTGCCGCGCGGCCCGGTCGACGGGGTGGGCGGCGCGCTGCTGGCCGTCCCGGTGCTGGTCGCCATGGCCGCCGGTTGGCTGCTCGGTCGCCGGCTGCTCCGGGACGCCGCGGAGCGCCGGGCCGAGCTGGGCTGGGCGGCGCTGGTCGGGTCGGCGGCGCTCGCCGGCCCGGTGGCCGGGCTGCTCCTCGGCGCCGCGGCGGCGGCCTCCCGCGGGCCGGTCGGTGGTGGCCGGCTGGCCGAGGTGGGGCCGGTGCCGTGGCAGGTGGCGGCGGTGGCGACCGGCGTCGTCGCCGTGGGCGCCGTGCTGGGGAGCGCGGCGGCGAAGGTGCTGGCTCCCCGCGCCACCTCCCGCTGA